A portion of the Sabethes cyaneus chromosome 3, idSabCyanKW18_F2, whole genome shotgun sequence genome contains these proteins:
- the LOC128743807 gene encoding EGFR adapter protein-like: protein MQEVDYFNDTLSEPGGGGGGGGIGTAGDHGRGEIEVKPTNRNHSRKCSYDLLDHRRFNKCDENVNYTADPLLALSSPSSSDEDNSPTELNNCIKFVEKPTLIKRFAMGFLRSNEESLPLMYHKSSPTSPQKQLNAILTEDIYSLDQIVSSKFGDSCKQSFTTDASHHQQQQQHQRYQSNLAPSSPLMPRHGPDVEYEFRRKLLIRKTNSANSSPKRMFVPNIKRTDSLNSIEDNDLDSASWFQAGLPREISLEVLTQRAPGAFLVRRSTTKQGCFALSLRVPPPGPKVVHYLILKTERGYKIKGFTKEFSSLRALITHHSVMPEMLPVPLSLPRPQNIPIKCKRVDDYDSYSQLHEFSKLFSDLDL, encoded by the exons ATGCAGGAAGTCGATTATTTTAACGATACATTGAGCGAacccggcggcggcggcggtggcggtggtATCGGCACGGCCGGTGACCACGGGCGAGGAGAAATTGAAGTAAAACCGACCAACCGGAATCATTCGAGAAAATGCAGCTACGATTTGCTGGACCACCGCAGGTTTAACAAATGCGATGAAAATGTAAATTACACCGCAGACCCGCTGCTGGCGCTCAGCTCGCCGTCGTCTTCCGACGAGGATAACTCTCCTACCGAATTGAACAATTGTATTAAGTTTGTGGAGAAACCGACCTTG ATCAAGCGGTTCGCCATGGGCTTCCTGCGCTCGAACGAGGAAAGTTTGCCGCTGATGTACCATAAATCATCGCCCACGTCACCGCAGAAGCAGCTGAACGCCATCCTGACGGAGGATATTTACAGTCTGGATCAAATCGTATCGAGTAAATTTGGTGACTCGTGCAAACAGTCCTTCACCACGGATGCGAGtcaccatcagcagcagcaacagcatcaGCGGTACCAGTCTAACCTTGCACCTTCTTCACCTCTTATGCCCCGGCATGGACCCGACGTCGAGTATGAGTTCCGCCGTAAACTGCTGATCCGAAAGACCAACAGTGCCAATTCCAGCCCGAAGCGAATGTTCGTACCGAACATTAAGCGGACGGATAGTTTGAACAGCATCGAGGATAATGATCTGGACAGTGCATCCTGGTTTCAAGCGGGACTACCGCGAGAGATTTCCCTGGAGGTGCTAACGCAGCGAGCTCCCGGTGCTTTTCTAGTTCGCCGTAGCACTACGAAGCAGGGCTGCTTTGCACTATCGCTGCGCGTTCCACCGCCGGGTCCGAAAGTGGTTCACTATTTGATACTGAAAACCGAACGAGGATATAAAATTAAG GGTTTCACGAAGGAGTTCTCCTCGTTACGAGCGCTGATAACGCACCATTCCGTAATGCCGGAAATGCTTCCGGTTCCGCTGTCACTGCCCCGGCCCCAGAATATTCCCATCAAGTGCAAACGCGTCGACGACTACGACAGCTACAGTCAGCTGCACGAATTTTCCAAACTGTTTTCTGATTTGGATCTATGA